One stretch of Nocardia mangyaensis DNA includes these proteins:
- a CDS encoding DUF4190 domain-containing protein translates to MAIPNQPIGETVEHPQANMILVLGLISPFCCGILGPIAWALGKRALNDIDGSYGRLSGRPQVLIGYVAGIIGSILMLLMALLYLLGSCNGNF, encoded by the coding sequence GTGGCCATTCCCAATCAGCCGATCGGCGAGACGGTCGAGCACCCGCAAGCCAACATGATCCTCGTGCTCGGGTTGATCAGCCCGTTCTGCTGCGGGATCCTCGGCCCGATCGCCTGGGCGCTCGGCAAGCGGGCGCTCAACGATATCGACGGGTCCTACGGCAGGCTCAGCGGTCGGCCGCAGGTGCTGATCGGCTATGTGGCGGGGATCATCGGCAGCATCCTGATGCTGCTGATGGCCCTGCTGTACCTGCTCGGTTCGTGCAACGGGAACTTCTGA
- the rlmB gene encoding 23S rRNA (guanosine(2251)-2'-O)-methyltransferase RlmB, with product MAGNSQRRGAVRKGGTKKGAVVGTGGKRRRGLEGRGATPPAVERTKHPAAKRAAAAAKAKAAQGRPTGKSGVPRAGRKSDEGPELVLGRNPVLECLRAEVPATALYVAVGTENDDRLSESVQRAADLGISILEVPRTDLDRLSANGMHQGVALQVPPYRYAHPDDLMDKVKTSGEPGLVVALDNISDPRNLGAVIRSVAAFGGQGVVIPQRRSASVTAVAWRTSAGAAARLPVARATNLTRTLKDWAAQGFQIVGLDAGGDTTLDEFDASVPTVVVVGSEGKGLSRLVRENCDSILGIPMAGPVESLNASVAAGVVLAEIARQRRIL from the coding sequence ATGGCAGGCAATTCACAGCGACGCGGAGCGGTTCGGAAGGGCGGTACCAAGAAGGGTGCCGTCGTGGGCACCGGTGGCAAGCGCCGCCGGGGGCTGGAGGGCAGGGGCGCGACCCCGCCCGCCGTGGAGCGCACCAAGCATCCGGCCGCCAAGCGAGCCGCGGCCGCCGCCAAAGCCAAAGCGGCACAGGGCCGTCCGACCGGTAAGTCCGGGGTGCCGCGTGCGGGGCGCAAGTCCGACGAGGGGCCCGAGTTGGTGCTCGGCCGCAACCCGGTGCTCGAGTGTCTGCGCGCCGAGGTCCCGGCGACCGCCCTCTACGTCGCGGTCGGCACCGAGAACGACGACCGGCTTTCCGAGAGCGTGCAGCGCGCCGCCGACCTCGGCATCTCCATCCTCGAGGTGCCGCGTACCGATCTGGATCGGTTGAGCGCCAACGGGATGCACCAGGGCGTCGCCCTGCAGGTGCCGCCGTACCGCTACGCCCATCCCGACGACCTGATGGACAAGGTGAAGACCTCGGGCGAACCCGGCCTCGTCGTCGCCCTCGACAACATCTCCGACCCGCGCAACCTCGGCGCCGTCATCCGCTCGGTCGCCGCGTTCGGCGGCCAGGGCGTGGTGATCCCGCAGCGTCGCAGTGCCAGCGTCACCGCGGTGGCCTGGCGCACCAGCGCCGGTGCGGCCGCGCGGCTGCCCGTCGCCAGGGCGACCAACCTGACCCGCACGCTCAAGGACTGGGCCGCCCAGGGCTTCCAGATCGTCGGCCTCGACGCGGGCGGCGACACCACCCTCGACGAGTTCGACGCCAGCGTCCCGACGGTGGTCGTGGTCGGCTCCGAGGGCAAGGGTCTCTCGCGCCTGGTGCGGGAGAACTGCGACTCGATCCTCGGCATCCCGATGGCCGGTCCGGTCGAGTCCCTCAATGCCTCGGTCGCCGCCGGTGTCGTCCTCGCCGAGATCGCGCGCCAGCGGCGTATTCTCTGA
- a CDS encoding enoyl-CoA hydratase/isomerase family protein — MSSELLVDVSAGVAVLTLNRPAQQNAVTPTMAAELSAALRRCDAEDAIRAVVITGTAPAFCAGADLSARAGEVSATLDPPPWQVRKPVIAAVNGHAVGIGLALALQCDLRYFARDAVYGLSQVRRGVLADGYAHWTVPRLAGLANAADIMLTGRTFDGDEAKSMGLANASLPAAEVLTTALAVAQDIAGGPAPLPVALTKRLLWEGLGMTPAVVGQLESELNAHVAKSVDGGEAMAAFRERRQPSWTGSISAEWPAWDAPGEPPRLD; from the coding sequence ATGAGTTCGGAACTGCTCGTCGACGTCTCCGCCGGAGTCGCCGTGCTGACACTCAACCGTCCCGCCCAGCAGAACGCCGTCACCCCGACGATGGCCGCCGAACTCAGCGCCGCGCTCCGCCGATGCGACGCCGAGGACGCGATCCGCGCCGTCGTCATCACCGGCACCGCGCCCGCGTTCTGCGCGGGCGCCGACCTGTCCGCACGGGCGGGCGAGGTGAGTGCCACCCTCGACCCGCCGCCGTGGCAGGTGCGCAAACCGGTGATCGCCGCCGTCAACGGCCACGCCGTCGGAATCGGCTTGGCGCTGGCCCTGCAGTGCGATCTGCGGTACTTCGCCCGCGACGCGGTGTACGGGCTCAGTCAGGTGCGCCGCGGCGTGCTGGCCGACGGCTACGCGCACTGGACGGTGCCGCGGCTGGCCGGGCTGGCCAATGCCGCCGACATCATGCTCACCGGCCGCACCTTCGACGGTGACGAGGCCAAGTCGATGGGGCTGGCCAATGCCAGCCTGCCCGCCGCCGAGGTACTGACGACCGCGCTGGCCGTGGCCCAGGACATCGCCGGCGGACCCGCGCCGCTGCCGGTCGCGCTCACCAAGCGACTGCTCTGGGAGGGTCTCGGGATGACCCCGGCCGTCGTCGGGCAGCTCGAGTCCGAGCTCAATGCGCACGTCGCCAAGAGTGTCGACGGCGGCGAGGCGATGGCCGCGTTCCGCGAACGCCGTCAGCCGAGCTGGACCGGCAGCATCAGCGCCGAGTGGCCCGCCTGGGACGCGCCCGGCGAGCCACCACGGCTGGACTGA